In Deltaproteobacteria bacterium, a single genomic region encodes these proteins:
- a CDS encoding branched-chain amino acid ABC transporter permease yields the protein MRSKLYLWILWAAILVILILFPHVVGIYYTNVVVLFSIFSLYAITLNLLLGYTGLLSFGHALFFGGGAYATAIALTHIPGLPLIPAVLIGGLTAVVLALITSPLLVRVSGTAFAMLTLAFGQLMYVICLKFRNITGGEDGVGGFPIPPFTIPGVVSIDMTNPTNYYYFALIVVGLSILVIWFFTKTPFGQIIIGVRDNAQRVSYMGFKVPHTKALVFIISGGFAGIAGACYALLQNLVSTDGVLVIYMSFLPIMMAFIGGIGSFFGPICGAAILTILDELITMYTERVELVTGLVFILVVMFVPAGFTGLLASIKEKLFIKSSDQGIMEQAS from the coding sequence ATGAGAAGTAAGCTATATTTATGGATTCTATGGGCGGCGATCCTGGTCATTCTGATCCTCTTCCCGCACGTTGTTGGCATTTACTATACCAATGTCGTTGTTTTATTTAGTATTTTTTCACTTTATGCCATCACCCTCAACCTGCTCCTCGGTTACACCGGGCTCTTGAGCTTTGGCCATGCCCTGTTCTTTGGCGGCGGAGCCTATGCCACGGCCATCGCCTTGACGCATATCCCGGGCTTACCCCTGATACCGGCCGTCTTGATCGGCGGTTTGACCGCAGTCGTCCTGGCTTTAATCACCAGTCCTCTCCTGGTCAGGGTCAGCGGCACGGCCTTTGCCATGCTAACCCTGGCCTTTGGCCAGCTTATGTATGTCATCTGCCTCAAATTCAGAAATATTACCGGCGGTGAGGACGGCGTCGGCGGATTCCCCATACCGCCTTTCACCATTCCTGGCGTGGTCTCTATTGACATGACGAACCCGACGAATTATTACTATTTTGCCCTCATCGTTGTGGGGTTGAGCATCTTGGTTATCTGGTTTTTTACCAAAACGCCTTTCGGCCAGATCATAATCGGCGTCCGGGATAATGCTCAGCGGGTCAGCTACATGGGATTCAAGGTTCCGCATACCAAAGCGCTTGTTTTTATTATTTCAGGGGGTTTTGCCGGTATTGCCGGCGCCTGTTATGCGCTTCTTCAAAACCTGGTCTCCACCGACGGCGTCCTTGTCATCTACATGTCCTTTTTACCGATCATGATGGCTTTCATTGGAGGCATTGGGAGCTTTTTTGGCCCCATTTGTGGCGCTGCCATTCTCACTATTCTCGATGAGTTAATCACCATGTATACAGAGCGGGTTGAATTGGTGACCGGTCTAGTATTCATCCTGGTCGTCATGTTTGTTCCCGCAGGATTTACCGGCTTGTTAGCATCTATCAAAGAAAAATTGTTTATTAAATCCTCTGACCAGGGGATTATGGAGCAAGCTTCATGA
- a CDS encoding branched-chain amino acid ABC transporter permease — MDSTIAMYVAQFINGMAYGMLLFLVASGLTLIFGMMGILNIAHASFFMLSAYFCHTFLELTGSFWLALLLAPVVAAFFGILCERFLLRKIHAFGHIPELLITVGISLVILEGVKLFWGTEPFLVATPKTLQGFIWISDLKYPIYRVFIVGFAFFILGLMALVLYKTRLGMVVRAAVSDADMVNALGINVPLVFMLVFGIGTWLAGLAGVIITPILTVFPGMADQIGMDAFVVVVTGGFGSLIGAFIVSLCIGELNSFGIQFIPKLAPVLMFTFMAVVLAFKPTGFFGERE, encoded by the coding sequence ATGGATTCAACCATCGCGATGTATGTCGCTCAATTTATAAACGGAATGGCATACGGAATGTTGCTATTTCTGGTGGCGTCTGGCCTGACACTGATCTTTGGCATGATGGGGATATTGAATATCGCTCATGCTTCTTTCTTTATGCTCTCTGCCTATTTCTGTCACACGTTTTTAGAACTGACCGGAAGTTTCTGGCTGGCGCTCCTTCTGGCGCCAGTTGTTGCGGCTTTCTTCGGGATTCTGTGTGAACGATTTCTTCTCAGGAAAATCCACGCCTTTGGACATATTCCCGAATTGTTAATTACCGTTGGAATCTCCCTGGTTATTCTGGAAGGAGTAAAGCTCTTCTGGGGCACCGAGCCTTTTTTAGTCGCCACTCCCAAGACTTTACAGGGGTTTATATGGATTTCAGACCTGAAATATCCGATCTACCGGGTTTTCATTGTCGGGTTTGCCTTCTTTATTTTGGGTCTCATGGCCTTAGTACTCTATAAGACGCGCCTGGGCATGGTCGTGCGCGCCGCTGTTTCCGATGCGGATATGGTCAATGCCCTCGGGATCAATGTCCCTCTGGTCTTCATGCTTGTCTTTGGAATCGGCACCTGGCTGGCCGGTTTGGCCGGGGTTATCATCACACCCATACTGACCGTCTTCCCGGGTATGGCCGATCAGATAGGCATGGACGCCTTTGTGGTGGTGGTTACGGGAGGATTCGGGAGTCTCATCGGTGCTTTTATCGTGTCATTGTGCATTGGTGAGTTGAATTCCTTTGGAATCCAGTTCATTCCCAAGCTCGCCCCCGTGCTGATGTTCACCTTCATGGCTGTTGTGCTGGCATTCAAACCAACCGGCTTCTTTGGAGAAAGAGAATGA
- a CDS encoding ABC transporter ATP-binding protein, producing MNILETKELYHDFSGLEVLFDVNFELKEGERHAVIGPNGAGKTTLFNVITGTYKPARGQVFYKGRDITGEKSHQLARIGFGRSFQITSTFSRLTTFQNIRLGIMSKRGIRFKLFRKIDKMEAVTDETDEVLKRINLDAERNIPAELLSYGKHRSLEVTMAMSTDPDLVMLDEPTAGMSKDETHYAVELIRRLTEGKTMVIIEHDMDVIFSLADRITVLHYGRILATGTPEEIKDNQEVKDAYLGDLEV from the coding sequence ATGAACATCTTAGAGACAAAAGAACTGTATCACGATTTCAGCGGGCTGGAGGTACTGTTCGATGTCAATTTCGAGCTGAAGGAAGGTGAGCGTCATGCCGTCATCGGACCCAACGGCGCTGGCAAAACTACCCTCTTCAACGTCATCACCGGAACGTACAAACCGGCTCGAGGACAGGTCTTTTACAAGGGGCGTGACATTACCGGAGAAAAATCACATCAATTAGCGCGCATTGGCTTTGGGCGTTCGTTTCAGATTACCAGTACCTTTTCGAGATTAACAACCTTCCAGAATATCCGCCTGGGCATCATGTCAAAAAGAGGCATCCGCTTCAAACTTTTTCGTAAAATTGACAAGATGGAGGCTGTTACCGATGAAACCGACGAGGTACTCAAAAGGATCAACCTGGATGCAGAAAGAAACATCCCCGCAGAATTACTATCCTATGGCAAACATCGTTCCCTGGAAGTCACCATGGCCATGTCCACCGACCCAGACCTGGTTATGCTTGACGAGCCCACCGCCGGTATGTCCAAGGATGAAACCCATTATGCCGTGGAACTGATAAGACGGCTGACCGAAGGCAAAACTATGGTTATCATCGAACACGATATGGACGTCATCTTCTCCCTGGCGGACCGCATTACGGTCCTTCATTACGGGCGGATCCTGGCCACAGGAACCCCGGAAGAGATCAAGGATAACCAAGAAGTAAAAGATGCTTATTTAGGCGATCTGGAGGTTTGA
- a CDS encoding ABC transporter substrate-binding protein, translating into MKSAKKILLLTIIFSFLCLLSLPQAMAGRAAFDVHKMSDMSDFDPNNPDIYTGKDAIRIGLLQIFSGAGAGNGEIFWLTCNWIAHDINKRGGILVDGKKKKVVFIKGDTKGKPADCKKAAERLILKDKCQFLWGTSGSHLTNIISQVAKKYKVIHQNSLACSDYLMDAKNFSRYTFQTFTRNSIFGQGGAYYYAKRNKEKKFYILCQDYSFGHSLADEFKIGLKKYFPEAQIVGEDYHPLFAKDFAPYVTKIKASGAEVIFSGDWLPDGGNLLKTCRDMGVDLPILNIFVDEPNALHAVGVEKTKGLVNMNHYMADLRTPERQKFFKVWDNLWRTKWKKPYNTWLYKVCGGTIAECVYSTYWLMSVIERAGSTDPEKIIKVWEGDEYEHPFGVWKMRADDHTNVRDLFISEYVPPEEQKASMTIPPYYWFKGISSIGKIITIPSKYCTPTLDPALKGRASK; encoded by the coding sequence ATGAAATCAGCTAAGAAGATACTTTTACTGACAATCATTTTTAGTTTTCTGTGCTTGTTGAGCCTGCCTCAGGCCATGGCAGGACGCGCTGCCTTTGACGTTCACAAAATGTCAGACATGTCTGATTTTGATCCAAACAACCCGGATATTTATACCGGGAAGGATGCCATCAGGATCGGACTTCTTCAGATTTTTTCCGGAGCCGGCGCTGGAAACGGGGAAATATTCTGGCTGACATGCAACTGGATTGCCCATGACATCAATAAGAGGGGAGGCATCCTGGTTGATGGCAAGAAGAAAAAGGTCGTATTCATCAAGGGCGATACCAAGGGAAAGCCTGCAGATTGCAAGAAAGCGGCTGAAAGGCTTATCCTGAAAGACAAGTGCCAGTTTTTGTGGGGTACCTCTGGCAGCCATCTTACCAATATCATTTCACAGGTTGCCAAGAAATACAAAGTTATTCATCAGAACTCCCTGGCGTGTTCCGATTATCTCATGGATGCTAAAAACTTCAGCCGTTATACCTTCCAAACCTTTACCAGGAACAGCATATTCGGCCAGGGCGGGGCCTATTACTATGCCAAACGAAACAAGGAAAAAAAGTTTTATATACTCTGCCAGGATTACTCCTTCGGTCACTCGCTGGCAGACGAATTCAAGATAGGCCTGAAAAAGTACTTTCCAGAAGCCCAGATCGTGGGAGAGGATTATCATCCGCTCTTTGCCAAGGACTTCGCTCCCTACGTCACCAAGATTAAGGCTTCCGGGGCCGAGGTCATCTTCAGCGGGGACTGGCTCCCGGACGGCGGTAACCTTCTCAAGACATGCCGGGACATGGGCGTGGACCTTCCTATCCTCAATATCTTTGTGGACGAACCGAACGCCCTTCATGCTGTCGGAGTTGAAAAGACCAAAGGATTGGTCAACATGAACCATTACATGGCGGACCTCAGAACACCTGAACGTCAAAAATTCTTCAAGGTCTGGGACAACCTGTGGAGAACCAAATGGAAAAAACCTTATAACACCTGGCTGTACAAGGTTTGTGGCGGGACCATAGCAGAATGCGTCTATAGCACTTACTGGCTTATGAGTGTCATTGAAAGGGCTGGCAGCACCGATCCGGAAAAGATCATCAAGGTCTGGGAAGGTGATGAGTATGAACATCCGTTTGGTGTATGGAAAATGAGGGCAGACGACCACACCAACGTCAGGGACCTTTTTATCTCAGAATATGTCCCTCCAGAAGAACAGAAAGCGTCAATGACCATCCCGCCTTATTACTGGTTCAAGGGCATTTCCAGTATAGGCAAAATTATTACCATTCCATCAAAATACTGTACACCGACTTTAGACCCGGCCCTGAAAGGAAGAGCTAGTAAATAA